The Bacteroides ovatus genomic interval GGGGGGTGTTAATTTCGAATTTCAGCATCTTTACTTCGGAGAAGTTGTGGAAGTGGACCACCTGCCATCCAATACCAACCACAAAATTTATCCGGTGAACCTGATACGTGACACCAATCGGTTTAATCTCGCGTTAATGGGATATGAGGAAAATAAAGTGGATGGCACACAATATACATTTGAAATTCAGGCACCGGAAAATGCGGTTTATTCCTGGGAAAACGAACCCACAGGACAAGGGCCAATTACTTATGTGCCTTACTATACAGGTCCGGGTGAAATATCCGATGTGGTTATGTCCGCACGCCTGAATACGATGCGTTTGCTCAACAGGAGCGGATGGGATTATAAGTTTATTATAAGGGATGCGAATACCGAAGCCGAAGTCTGGAGCTACAATCTGATGACACTATTGAGCATTGCCCGGCCGGTTTCCCGTTACGACGGAACGGAACTTCCCTTTCAGGAGTATCTTGACAGGCAGAGTGAATGGAACCTGGTATTTACAGTTGTTGAAAAAAACGGAGGAGGATTCCTTCAAATTGGTATTGTCGTGGGGACCTGGATTCATTGGCTCCACGGGATGGAAGTTTAAGAATGAGAAAAAAGCTATTACATATCATTTATCTGGCATCCACCATCCTTTTGTTCTCATGTAGTAGAGAAGCTGATGTGGCTTATGAGTTGCCTGCCCATACTACCCGGGCGCAACTTAGCATCGACTTGGTGAACAATGGGGATGTGGAACAACAGGAGAAGATAAACTCCATGCGGTTTATCGTATTCGGCAGCACGCCCGGTGGCGTGAGGCTGGATGTGAATGAACACATCCTGTTGAGCACTCCGGAGACAGCTACTGATATAGATGCGCAACTTCTCGAAGTGACTTCCAGCAATGATATCCTGGTCGTAGTTATTGCCAACGAACCGCAGAGTCTCACAAGCCAACTTGACGGTATAGCTAATCTTTTGACGTTGCAAGAGATGATTTACGACATCTCCAGCATACTGAATAGTGACGGGCAGATTATTTCGGCGACCGGAATGCCTATGACAGGAGTGATCCGGGATATATCCATAGCACCCGATGAAACCAAAACAGTGCAAATGGTAATCGAACGTGCCGTAGCCCGGGTAGATGTCTTTATCGAAGCTATAGACGGCGGGGCAGTGACCGGATATACTGCCGGAAGCACCAGTGTCACCTTGCATAATTTTTCCCACGATAGCTATTTCGTGATGGGAAATGTGGGCAACGGCACGCGTGATAACGCCGACTCTTCAAAAAACTACGGAAAGGTGAAGGAAGACGTGTCGGAAAGCAATTTATTAACGCATAGCTGGACGGCTGCGACTACAGAAACTTGGGCATACTCATCGGCTCCCGGAGCTGAAAACCGGAAGTTGCTTTGCTCGTTCTACACAGCCGAACGCCTATTCAAGTCGGATTATTCCGACCGACTGTCTATCAGTATGGCTAATGTCCTAAAAGGGCCTTCGGACGTCACCGGAATAACCGGGAAAGTAATTGAAAGCGTAACAAAGGTTGACGGCACAGGTAGTCCGACAGCGCAACCTTTTACGGAGATCCGTCGGAACAACGTGTATCAGGTAACGGCACGCGTAGGAAAAATAGGTATTCAGATACTGACGATAAGCGTAGAAGATTGGGGTGAAAGACAAGACATTGATTTGGATATGGACTTGTAATATCTTTCGCTGATTGTTTTTAATTTCGGAAAAGAAGTAAGATGATAAAGACTATAAATAATATTAGGATGATTATGGCAATGGCTGTCCTTTCGGTTGTCCTCTTTTCGTGTGTCAGAGAAGAGATGACGTGTGATAAGGAATTAATTGTTGTGCAACGTATCGGTGAAGGTGGCTATGTCTACACTCGTGGTACGGTAATCTCTTCGAATACCGATCTGAAAGAAGAGACTTTCGGTCTTTACGGCTCACTGACTCCCAATGCTTCTGTTCCCCAACCATACTTCAATGCAAGTGCTACGGTTAACGCCGACCTGACAGCCACCATCTCGCCGTTGCAATATTGGCCAGGATTGTTGAATGCGAGCATGAAGTTCTTCTCCTGGTATCCGTACAGTGATGCGAATGCGCCTACTGCGAGTTTCATTGATCCCGGAGAAATGGTGCTGAATTATACAGCGAATGAATCTGCCGCCAATCATGTCGATGTATTGGCGGCTATATCGGGCCCTGTATGGGTTGAAGGTGTGAATATACACTTCTACCACACATTGACCAAGGTTACCTTTACATTCAAGAAAGTAGCTCCTGTACCGAATGAGGTGACTATCGAGAAAATAGAATTCCAGAATGTAGGAAAAAGCGGTAACCTTGCGATGACTGAAATTCCGACCACCACGACGAAAAACGGCAAACCGAAGTTTGTCTGGAGCGATGTCGTCACCGGGAAGGTCGCTTCTACTCCCATCGGTAACAAAACGGTGACCGAAGATGCCACCTTGATAGGTGATACATTCCTCATGTTGCCGACTGACGCTTTCTCCGCAACCGCCAAAATTGTTGTTACCACCAACTTTGGCGGTCGGGAATTCCTGTTCAGTGATATTCTCGCCAAGAATCCGCATTCTTGGGAATCGGGCGAGTACATCAACTACAATCTTACGATATCCAACGAAACCTATCAGCTTTCAGCTACCCCGCTTGAATGGACGGAAAGCCCGGTGAATGTAATTTTCGATAAACAGTATTATCTCAAATTATCGCAGACCAAGGTACAGACGGCTGGTGATGGGGTCACTGTCAATATAGAAGTGAAAACGAATTATGATGCTAGTCCGGATACAGGATTTCTGCCGGGGGCGTCATTAAACAAAAGTACCATGGATACGTGGCCGACAGTTAATATGACTCAGATATCTCTTTCGGAAGGAGTGTATACGTATAATATCCAGGTTGTGATGCCCAAATTTAATTCAGGAACCGGAACTAAGCGGGAAACAGGCTTTTATATCAATGCTGGTAATCTGCAGCACCATGTACTGTTGAGCCAGTGGAGAGAAGACGGAGAGTGGCTGACCTCAAACGTAGAGTTGGACAGCAACGATAATGGAACCGGAAATATGCGACGTCGCAAGATTGTTTTTACTTCGGGTAATCCGGGAATATGGGAGTGGAAGATAACCCAGATACAGGATCCGGATAAAATTCTGCTTAACAGTGAGACAATGCTCGAAACAAGTGGCGTGAGTGGTGATGCGGTTTACTTCTACTTTAGAGCCGATGCTGTGTCCGGTGATACGGCTAGACTCACACTAACCAATACGAATGGTGATAATCTGCCAATAACGGTGACATTGACCGCACCATAATGACGAATATGCAATATCAAAGTTTAAGGAAAGGAAATAGAAATATGCAATATGGGTTTTCAATAAAAAGAAAGTGCTATCTTTTGTCTGTTCTGTTGATGACGGTATGGCTTACCGGATGCGTACAGGAAGAATTTGAGTCGACGCCTTCTCCGGCAGGAAACGGTATTCGCTTTACATTAACGGTTCCCGATGTAAACCTCCCGTCCGTATCTTCGCGTACGATGACCGGAACGGGAACAGCAAAGAAAGAAGACGAAATAGAAACGGTGGATATTCTTGTTTTTGATATGTC includes:
- a CDS encoding fimbrillin family protein; the encoded protein is MIKTINNIRMIMAMAVLSVVLFSCVREEMTCDKELIVVQRIGEGGYVYTRGTVISSNTDLKEETFGLYGSLTPNASVPQPYFNASATVNADLTATISPLQYWPGLLNASMKFFSWYPYSDANAPTASFIDPGEMVLNYTANESAANHVDVLAAISGPVWVEGVNIHFYHTLTKVTFTFKKVAPVPNEVTIEKIEFQNVGKSGNLAMTEIPTTTTKNGKPKFVWSDVVTGKVASTPIGNKTVTEDATLIGDTFLMLPTDAFSATAKIVVTTNFGGREFLFSDILAKNPHSWESGEYINYNLTISNETYQLSATPLEWTESPVNVIFDKQYYLKLSQTKVQTAGDGVTVNIEVKTNYDASPDTGFLPGASLNKSTMDTWPTVNMTQISLSEGVYTYNIQVVMPKFNSGTGTKRETGFYINAGNLQHHVLLSQWREDGEWLTSNVELDSNDNGTGNMRRRKIVFTSGNPGIWEWKITQIQDPDKILLNSETMLETSGVSGDAVYFYFRADAVSGDTARLTLTNTNGDNLPITVTLTAP
- a CDS encoding fimbrial protein produces the protein MRKKLLHIIYLASTILLFSCSREADVAYELPAHTTRAQLSIDLVNNGDVEQQEKINSMRFIVFGSTPGGVRLDVNEHILLSTPETATDIDAQLLEVTSSNDILVVVIANEPQSLTSQLDGIANLLTLQEMIYDISSILNSDGQIISATGMPMTGVIRDISIAPDETKTVQMVIERAVARVDVFIEAIDGGAVTGYTAGSTSVTLHNFSHDSYFVMGNVGNGTRDNADSSKNYGKVKEDVSESNLLTHSWTAATTETWAYSSAPGAENRKLLCSFYTAERLFKSDYSDRLSISMANVLKGPSDVTGITGKVIESVTKVDGTGSPTAQPFTEIRRNNVYQVTARVGKIGIQILTISVEDWGERQDIDLDMDL
- a CDS encoding FimB/Mfa2 family fimbrial subunit yields the protein MFGKTKSLFLIVASMLCMASCDSIREDLPRCELWLEFVFDYNMEYADAFNPQVKSVDVLVFDSDDKLLFTKSVKVAALVGGNRMSLTDELDFGSYKVLTVGSLSDRFRLSDNAGNKLVPGTTTLQQVIVSLKRETGGVNFEFQHLYFGEVVEVDHLPSNTNHKIYPVNLIRDTNRFNLALMGYEENKVDGTQYTFEIQAPENAVYSWENEPTGQGPITYVPYYTGPGEISDVVMSARLNTMRLLNRSGWDYKFIIRDANTEAEVWSYNLMTLLSIARPVSRYDGTELPFQEYLDRQSEWNLVFTVVEKNGGGFLQIGIVVGTWIHWLHGMEV